The Candidatus Koribacter versatilis Ellin345 genome has a segment encoding these proteins:
- a CDS encoding capsule assembly Wzi family protein: MSKTFKLVLFGLLFAISTIGSVAQSSWDGSSYVPLDSWVYPAVERLESLGLLRTPFLGMRPWTRLQCAQFVTEARLGMTDADLAGSVRFEIYRELEHEFKPELGEIAGAGNDVIAFDDVYARSMQISGKPLADGEHFGQTITNDFGRPYWTGQNFIAGVEVHGQDGPIFAAFRGEYQYSPAMPSLSAGVIQTLSEIDRVPLAVNSFGRPQTNTFRLLDTYVGIRLAAMQVTFGKQSLNWGPTQMGSMLFSNNVDPPYMLRISQVTPARWPWILRYLGPARSEFFFAKMSGHMYPARPFIHGEKFSFRPTENLEFGISRTTVFLGVGHGMTIGRIAKSYFSVGDNLTSNASSSDPGDRKGGLDFWYRLPKLRNWLSFYNDSFTDDDPSPLAAPARAPMNPGLYLSHVPGIPKLDFRAEAAYTDLTAAHSKGGTFVYYNVVYKDTYTQKGFLLGNVVGRQGKAYQASTSYWFTPRRRLQLLYRDQQVRNDFIPGAGTQHTGQATFDWNFGKKVSMSAMAQYERWTIPLIADGPQNDFTAWLQLKYSPDKVFELPALRHHQPAAPPATVQYGDQQWVDPQQQK, encoded by the coding sequence TTGAGCAAGACATTCAAACTGGTCCTGTTCGGCTTGCTGTTCGCGATTTCGACAATCGGTAGCGTTGCGCAGTCGAGCTGGGACGGTTCCAGCTATGTGCCGCTCGATAGTTGGGTCTATCCGGCGGTAGAGCGGTTGGAGTCGCTGGGGCTGCTGCGTACTCCGTTCCTCGGCATGCGTCCCTGGACGCGGCTGCAGTGCGCGCAGTTCGTGACGGAAGCCCGCCTCGGGATGACTGATGCCGACCTGGCTGGAAGCGTCCGCTTCGAGATTTACCGCGAGCTGGAGCACGAGTTCAAGCCGGAGCTTGGGGAAATTGCCGGCGCCGGCAATGACGTGATCGCGTTCGATGACGTTTATGCCCGGAGCATGCAGATCTCAGGCAAACCCTTGGCGGATGGCGAGCACTTCGGGCAGACGATTACGAACGACTTCGGGCGTCCCTACTGGACGGGGCAAAACTTCATAGCCGGGGTGGAAGTGCACGGCCAGGACGGGCCGATCTTCGCCGCGTTCCGCGGGGAGTACCAGTATTCACCGGCGATGCCGAGCCTGAGTGCCGGTGTGATTCAAACGCTGTCAGAGATTGATCGTGTCCCGCTTGCGGTGAATTCGTTCGGGCGGCCGCAAACGAACACGTTCCGGCTTCTGGATACCTATGTGGGGATCCGGCTGGCAGCGATGCAGGTCACGTTCGGCAAGCAGAGTTTGAACTGGGGGCCGACGCAGATGGGCAGCATGTTGTTCAGCAACAACGTCGATCCGCCTTACATGCTGCGCATCAGCCAGGTCACCCCGGCGCGATGGCCCTGGATTCTCAGATACTTAGGTCCGGCAAGGTCGGAGTTCTTCTTCGCCAAGATGTCGGGCCATATGTATCCGGCGCGTCCGTTCATTCACGGGGAGAAGTTCTCGTTCCGGCCGACGGAGAACCTGGAGTTCGGGATTTCGAGGACGACGGTGTTTTTGGGGGTCGGCCACGGGATGACGATCGGGCGGATTGCCAAGAGCTATTTCAGCGTGGGGGATAACTTAACCAGCAACGCCTCCAGCTCGGATCCGGGCGATCGTAAGGGCGGTCTGGACTTCTGGTACCGGCTGCCTAAACTCCGGAATTGGTTAAGCTTCTATAACGATTCGTTCACCGATGATGATCCCTCGCCACTTGCGGCTCCGGCCCGGGCGCCAATGAATCCAGGACTGTATTTATCGCATGTTCCAGGCATTCCTAAGCTCGACTTTCGAGCCGAAGCTGCATATACTGACCTGACCGCAGCCCATAGCAAAGGCGGCACCTTCGTCTATTACAATGTTGTCTATAAAGATACCTATACCCAAAAGGGTTTTCTCCTAGGCAACGTGGTGGGGCGGCAAGGCAAAGCCTATCAGGCCAGCACTTCCTATTGGTTTACGCCGAGGCGGCGCTTGCAGTTGCTGTACCGGGACCAGCAGGTGCGCAACGATTTCATTCCGGGCGCCGGAACGCAGCATACGGGTCAGGCTACGTTCGATTGGAACTTTGGGAAGAAGGTGTCCATGTCTGCCATGGCCCAGTATGAAAGGTGGACGATTCCGCTCATAGCGGATGGACCGCAGAACGATTTCACCGCATGGCTGCAGCTGAAGTATTCGCCGGACAAAGTATTTGAACTACCCGCGCTGCGCCATCATCAACCGGCAGCGCCGCCAGCGACTGTGCAATACGGAGACCAGCAATGGGTCGATCCACAACAACAGAAGTAG
- a CDS encoding DegT/DnrJ/EryC1/StrS family aminotransferase, with product MEFIDLKAQYKQIKASVDRRMQAVLDHAQFIMGPEIKELEDKLAAFTGSKHCISCASGTDALMLAMMALNIGAGDEVVTSPFTFIATAEMIALLGAKPVFVDICADNYNLDPELLARAITPRTKAIMPVSLYGQCADMDAINEVAGGIPVIEDAAQSFGAKYHGQMSCNLSTIGCTSFFPSKPLGCYGDGGACFTNDDVLATKMKQIRVHGQDRRYHHPVIGFNGRLDTLQAAVLLAKFDVFEQEIQQRERVATSYKKHFDAAVQTPRLRPYCTSVYAQYTIEVDHRDEVQDTLKSKGVPTAVHYPVPLHLQPAFAFLGQGVGAFPVSERAAQRVMSLPMHPYMPENEIEQVTAAVKECTQLSVTAAPGR from the coding sequence ATGGAATTCATCGATCTCAAAGCGCAATACAAGCAGATAAAAGCGTCGGTTGATCGCCGCATGCAAGCCGTTCTCGACCATGCTCAGTTCATCATGGGGCCGGAAATCAAGGAGCTTGAAGACAAGCTGGCTGCGTTCACCGGGTCGAAGCACTGCATTAGCTGCGCGAGCGGTACGGACGCGCTAATGCTCGCGATGATGGCGCTGAATATCGGCGCGGGCGACGAGGTTGTGACCTCTCCGTTTACGTTCATTGCGACCGCCGAGATGATCGCGCTGCTGGGCGCCAAGCCGGTGTTCGTTGATATTTGCGCGGACAATTACAACCTCGATCCGGAGCTTCTCGCGCGCGCGATCACGCCACGCACGAAGGCGATCATGCCGGTTTCACTGTATGGGCAATGCGCCGATATGGACGCGATCAACGAAGTCGCAGGCGGGATTCCGGTGATCGAGGATGCGGCGCAGAGCTTCGGGGCGAAGTATCACGGACAGATGTCGTGCAATCTTTCGACGATCGGCTGCACCAGCTTCTTCCCATCGAAACCGCTGGGTTGTTATGGCGATGGCGGCGCGTGCTTCACCAATGACGACGTGCTGGCCACGAAGATGAAGCAGATTCGCGTGCACGGCCAGGACCGCAGATACCATCACCCGGTCATCGGGTTTAACGGACGTCTCGATACGCTGCAGGCTGCGGTGCTGCTGGCGAAGTTCGATGTGTTTGAGCAGGAAATCCAGCAGCGCGAACGCGTCGCGACGAGCTACAAGAAGCATTTCGACGCAGCGGTGCAAACTCCGCGACTGCGACCGTATTGCACGTCGGTTTACGCGCAGTACACCATCGAAGTGGACCACCGAGACGAAGTGCAGGACACCCTGAAGAGCAAAGGCGTTCCTACTGCTGTGCACTATCCAGTTCCGCTGCACTTGCAGCCGGCCTTCGCATTCCTGGGGCAGGGAGTTGGGGCGTTCCCGGTGAGTGAGCGGGCGGCGCAGCGCGTGATGAGCCTTCCGATGCACCCCTACATGCCCGAGAACGAGATTGAGCAGGTTACGGCAGCGGTGAAGGAGTGCACGCAGCTGTCGGTTACGGCAGCGCCAGGACGATAG
- a CDS encoding alpha-E domain-containing protein, which yields MLSRVADNLYWMARYLERAEHTSRLVDVNLTLMLDEIGQSSEYRWRRVLRALAYRGEEISVTDGYKLAAELAFSPDNRASVTWCIGAARENARQVREQISSSQWQRLNHLYLQVTRDDIEISTEEAHLSDFLNSVVDGIHLFQGVTSSTMTHGEGWNFIRMGRYIERAQAAVNVLKVFHQEFIGRSDKTLEGADYLEWIGLLRSLGAFEAYCTTYTADVHADRVLEFLLLNPEFPHTVRYAVDSLRNALESVQGESRSRRTAELSRVAGRLQSSLSYGQISEILARDVQQYLEAILRQCHEIHELIYEIYIHYSIESALVS from the coding sequence ATGCTCTCGCGAGTTGCTGACAACTTGTACTGGATGGCCCGTTATCTCGAGCGTGCCGAGCACACGTCGCGCCTGGTGGACGTAAACCTCACGCTGATGCTTGATGAGATTGGGCAGAGTTCGGAATATCGCTGGCGCCGAGTATTGCGAGCACTGGCGTATCGCGGCGAAGAGATCTCGGTTACGGATGGATACAAGCTTGCCGCCGAGTTGGCATTTTCGCCCGACAACCGGGCATCCGTCACGTGGTGCATTGGGGCGGCGCGAGAGAATGCGCGACAGGTGCGTGAACAGATCAGTTCCAGCCAATGGCAGCGTCTGAATCATCTTTACCTGCAAGTGACGCGCGACGACATAGAGATTTCGACAGAGGAGGCCCATCTCTCGGACTTCCTGAACTCGGTCGTGGACGGGATCCACCTCTTCCAGGGTGTTACATCTTCGACGATGACCCATGGTGAGGGGTGGAATTTCATCCGCATGGGACGCTACATTGAGCGGGCACAGGCGGCGGTGAATGTACTGAAGGTGTTTCACCAGGAATTTATTGGGCGCTCCGATAAAACGCTGGAAGGTGCGGATTACCTGGAGTGGATTGGCCTGTTGCGTTCGCTCGGAGCGTTTGAGGCGTACTGCACAACGTACACAGCTGACGTTCACGCCGATCGCGTGCTCGAGTTCCTGTTGCTGAATCCGGAGTTTCCGCACACCGTGCGCTATGCGGTGGACAGCCTGCGTAACGCGCTGGAATCAGTTCAGGGTGAGAGCCGTTCGCGGCGGACGGCCGAACTGAGCCGCGTCGCGGGACGTTTGCAGTCGTCACTCAGCTACGGACAGATTTCCGAGATTCTTGCGCGCGACGTGCAACAGTATCTCGAAGCAATTCTTCGTCAATGTCATGAAATTCACGAACTCATCTACGAGATCTATATTCACTACTCCATCGAAAGCGCGTTGGTGAGCTGA
- a CDS encoding transglutaminase family protein, with the protein MYYSIRHLTKFSYASPVSESIMETRMRPRSDSNQRCLLFHLSVSPRCSVFSFRDHMGNHIHHFDIPGAHSQLVIVAEAVVEQQAPAALPDALPSSAWDDLDSEVERGDFWEMLLPSEFAKPTPLLQNLAAELEVRRKDDPLSVLRGLNEQLYRYFEYVPKSTRVDSPIDDALEARCGVCQDFAHIMISLVRPLGIPCRYVSGYLNSRSEDHNRSPETATHAWVEALLPGVGWVGFDPTNNLMAGERHIRTAIGRDYFDVPPTKGVFSGDSPSELSVAVRVAASTAPSALDEDQPIPADWAILVEKAQEPPRPTAASQTQQQQQ; encoded by the coding sequence ATGTACTACTCCATCCGACACCTGACCAAGTTCTCTTACGCGTCGCCGGTCAGCGAAAGCATCATGGAGACGCGGATGCGTCCGCGCAGCGACAGCAACCAGCGCTGCCTGCTGTTCCATTTGTCGGTGAGCCCGCGGTGCAGCGTGTTCTCGTTCCGGGATCACATGGGGAACCACATCCACCACTTCGATATTCCGGGAGCGCACTCGCAGTTGGTGATCGTGGCGGAGGCAGTGGTGGAGCAGCAAGCGCCGGCGGCGCTGCCGGATGCGCTGCCGTCGTCGGCTTGGGATGATTTGGATTCGGAAGTGGAGCGCGGTGATTTCTGGGAGATGCTGCTGCCGAGCGAGTTTGCGAAACCGACGCCGCTGCTGCAGAACCTCGCGGCGGAGTTGGAGGTTCGGCGCAAAGATGATCCGCTGAGCGTTCTACGCGGCTTGAATGAGCAACTCTATCGCTATTTCGAATACGTTCCGAAGAGCACGCGGGTGGATTCGCCCATCGATGACGCACTTGAAGCGCGATGCGGAGTTTGCCAGGATTTCGCGCACATCATGATTTCGCTGGTACGGCCGTTGGGGATTCCATGCCGCTACGTCAGTGGCTATCTCAACAGCCGATCCGAAGATCACAACCGGTCGCCGGAGACCGCAACGCATGCGTGGGTGGAGGCTTTATTGCCTGGTGTTGGATGGGTCGGGTTTGATCCGACGAACAATTTAATGGCCGGGGAACGGCACATTCGGACGGCGATTGGGCGCGATTATTTCGACGTGCCTCCGACCAAGGGGGTGTTCAGCGGCGACAGCCCAAGTGAACTATCGGTGGCGGTACGGGTGGCGGCTTCGACGGCGCCTTCGGCACTGGACGAGGATCAGCCTATTCCGGCAGATTGGGCGATTCTCGTCGAAAAGGCGCAGGAGCCACCACGGCCAACCGCGGCGTCGCAAACCCAACAGCAGCAGCAGTGA
- a CDS encoding GumC family protein gives MSATNLATRKDLLPQNGKGARWQPSESDGQKIDFDGLFRIIVRRRKLLAAGVLLGILLATAYCILKTRRYEGEATVYVHPEGSDVLGSMPDLGLSSGMDWNSQLATQIKILQSDALAWDVVKRLRLDQKPPFAGDKLYTEGSGTWYSHHGLRSLPNEPLSNIGNARRQQLLARFQLGLDVTEVPRTGIVQLRFRSSDPELAAAVVNELAEAYTEHNFQVAYESTIKASDWLAKQLVELKTGIQSSEQQIADYQKTHKIIGTDENNNLTLATLDDVSKQYTDAQADRIMKEAKYRLAKSGNPELIGMLVPDSVLPVLRTQEADIQNQLSQATAIYGPNYPRVVELKKQLAQVNASLAKETRDIEARFSSEYEASLNTENKIKGNFDQHQQEALSKSQNFSEYSRLRREVDTSRDIYDDLLRKLREAGVMASLKAANIDVVDAAPVPIKPVEPAMKLAMALGLIGGLFMGFAGVVVAEAVDQSLKTPDDVELITSLPVIGVIPNTAVGRSSNGRPGRTAVKQEAMGIDVLTRPNSQFSESFRTLRTSIMLSFPSRPPKSLVVTSALPGEGKSTISMNVAGTLVQRGARVLLVDADMRRGRLASRAGAQEGDGLTECLSGLRRWTDVVQDASGIAGLRILSAGVRPPNPAELLSSDKLKEMLEEWQKNFDHVIFDAPPALVVTDAVVLALLCDAVLLVARSGVTHRSALRRSYEMLLHDGIRVAGVILNMYNPAGDYGYYGSNYYSYYHEGEGVKADRD, from the coding sequence GTGTCTGCAACGAATTTAGCAACGAGAAAAGACCTGCTTCCGCAGAACGGTAAAGGGGCGCGGTGGCAGCCGTCTGAGTCCGACGGGCAGAAGATCGACTTCGACGGGCTGTTCCGGATCATCGTGCGCCGGCGCAAACTGCTGGCAGCCGGCGTGCTGCTTGGGATCCTGCTCGCGACGGCATATTGCATCCTGAAAACCAGGCGGTATGAGGGTGAGGCGACCGTCTACGTGCATCCGGAAGGCAGCGATGTGCTGGGCTCCATGCCGGATCTCGGCCTCTCCTCGGGAATGGATTGGAACTCGCAGCTTGCGACACAGATCAAGATCCTACAGAGCGATGCGTTGGCGTGGGACGTGGTAAAGAGGCTCCGTCTCGATCAGAAGCCGCCATTTGCGGGAGACAAGCTTTACACCGAAGGTTCGGGGACGTGGTACAGCCATCACGGTTTGCGCTCGCTGCCCAACGAGCCGCTTTCGAACATCGGCAATGCCCGGCGTCAGCAGTTGTTGGCGCGATTCCAGTTGGGGCTGGATGTGACTGAGGTACCGCGCACCGGCATCGTTCAGCTTCGCTTCCGTTCTTCGGATCCGGAATTGGCGGCCGCAGTTGTGAATGAACTCGCGGAAGCGTACACCGAGCACAATTTCCAGGTTGCGTATGAATCCACGATCAAGGCGTCTGACTGGCTTGCCAAACAACTCGTGGAGCTGAAGACCGGCATCCAGAGCTCGGAACAACAGATTGCGGACTACCAGAAGACGCACAAGATCATTGGCACGGACGAGAACAACAACCTGACGCTTGCCACTCTCGATGACGTGAGCAAGCAATACACGGATGCCCAAGCCGATCGCATCATGAAAGAGGCGAAGTATCGCCTCGCTAAGAGCGGCAATCCCGAGTTGATTGGAATGTTGGTACCTGACAGCGTGCTGCCGGTATTGCGCACACAGGAAGCCGACATCCAGAACCAGTTGTCGCAGGCCACGGCGATTTACGGGCCGAACTATCCGCGCGTGGTTGAGTTGAAGAAGCAGTTGGCGCAAGTGAACGCGAGCCTTGCCAAAGAGACCAGGGACATCGAGGCCCGGTTCAGCAGCGAGTACGAAGCTTCTCTGAACACTGAAAACAAGATCAAAGGCAACTTCGATCAGCATCAGCAAGAAGCGCTTTCGAAGAGCCAGAATTTCAGCGAATACAGCCGGTTGCGCCGCGAGGTGGATACCAGCCGCGACATCTACGACGACTTGCTGCGAAAGCTGCGTGAAGCCGGCGTGATGGCGAGCTTGAAAGCCGCGAACATTGACGTGGTGGATGCCGCTCCGGTTCCGATTAAGCCAGTAGAGCCCGCTATGAAGCTGGCGATGGCGCTTGGCCTGATTGGCGGATTGTTCATGGGATTCGCGGGCGTAGTGGTCGCCGAAGCCGTAGATCAGTCGCTGAAGACTCCGGATGACGTTGAGTTGATCACTTCGCTCCCGGTGATTGGAGTGATTCCCAACACCGCAGTAGGTCGATCATCGAATGGAAGACCTGGGCGTACTGCGGTGAAGCAAGAAGCTATGGGCATCGACGTATTGACCCGGCCGAACTCACAGTTCTCCGAGTCGTTCCGCACCCTGCGGACTTCGATCATGTTGTCGTTCCCGAGCCGACCGCCGAAGTCACTCGTGGTGACCAGCGCGTTGCCGGGAGAAGGAAAGAGCACGATCAGCATGAACGTGGCCGGTACGCTGGTGCAGCGCGGCGCGCGGGTGTTGCTGGTGGACGCCGATATGCGTCGCGGACGCCTGGCGTCGCGGGCCGGCGCGCAGGAAGGCGACGGCCTCACCGAGTGCCTCTCGGGATTGCGGCGGTGGACGGATGTGGTCCAGGACGCTTCAGGCATCGCAGGTTTGCGCATCCTGTCTGCCGGTGTGCGCCCTCCCAACCCGGCTGAACTGCTTTCGAGCGACAAGCTGAAAGAGATGCTGGAGGAGTGGCAGAAGAATTTCGACCACGTGATCTTCGACGCGCCGCCTGCGCTCGTCGTTACAGACGCGGTGGTTCTCGCGCTGCTTTGCGATGCGGTGCTGCTGGTTGCGCGATCAGGTGTGACCCATCGTTCGGCACTACGCCGTTCGTACGAGATGTTGCTTCACGATGGCATCCGTGTCGCCGGCGTGATTCTCAATATGTACAACCCGGCGGGCGATTACGGGTATTACGGCAGCAATTATTACTCGTACTACCACGAGGGCGAAGGCGTAAAGGCTGACCGTGACTGA
- a CDS encoding polysaccharide biosynthesis/export family protein: MRRLTDATKYLAIAVLVAGGIVSNPGSTAIAQEPAAQEPAVQAPADAAQSAERSAIRIGAGDKLEVVTYRVPELTLRTQVGSNGDVKFPLVGELKMAGLTVSEAQTKIADALVAQGYVLNPQVTIVVTEYATQGVSVLGEVSQPGIYPFFGPHRLTDVLSAAGGLTVKAGQTITLIHKADPDNKISLDIPRDLAHSPNNVEVFPGDTIIVSKAGVVYVVGEVNRPGGFLLENNMPISVLQAIALAQGFTRDGNQKEARIVRRTPTGLQEIPIQLNKLMAGDGPDRLLSPDDIVFVPASNMKILRRRFGDAAIAASSAAVYYAFH, from the coding sequence ATGAGAAGGCTGACTGACGCAACGAAGTACCTGGCGATCGCTGTCCTGGTCGCGGGCGGGATTGTGTCGAACCCAGGGAGCACGGCCATTGCCCAAGAGCCGGCGGCGCAGGAACCGGCGGTACAGGCGCCGGCAGATGCCGCGCAATCCGCCGAACGTTCCGCGATCCGCATCGGTGCAGGCGACAAACTCGAAGTAGTTACGTATCGCGTTCCTGAACTTACGCTCCGCACGCAAGTGGGCAGTAACGGCGACGTCAAGTTTCCGCTCGTCGGCGAGTTGAAGATGGCGGGATTGACCGTTTCCGAGGCACAGACCAAGATCGCGGATGCATTGGTTGCGCAAGGGTATGTACTGAATCCGCAGGTAACGATCGTGGTGACGGAGTACGCCACCCAAGGAGTGTCGGTGCTGGGCGAAGTCTCGCAGCCTGGTATCTATCCGTTTTTTGGTCCGCATCGCCTGACGGATGTGCTCTCGGCTGCCGGTGGACTCACGGTGAAAGCCGGTCAGACAATCACCTTGATCCATAAGGCGGACCCGGACAACAAGATTTCCCTCGATATTCCGCGTGATCTCGCACATTCTCCCAACAACGTCGAAGTCTTCCCGGGCGACACGATCATCGTCTCGAAGGCGGGCGTGGTGTATGTGGTGGGGGAAGTGAACCGGCCGGGCGGGTTCCTGCTCGAGAACAACATGCCGATCTCGGTGCTTCAGGCAATCGCGTTGGCGCAGGGATTCACGCGCGATGGAAACCAGAAGGAAGCACGGATCGTCCGCCGGACTCCGACCGGTCTGCAGGAAATTCCGATCCAGTTGAACAAGTTGATGGCTGGGGATGGCCCGGATCGGTTGTTGAGTCCGGATGACATCGTGTTTGTGCCGGCGAGCAACATGAAGATTTTGAGACGGCGGTTCGGTGATGCCGCAATTGCCGCGTCGAGTGCGGCAGTGTACTACGCGTTCCACTAA
- a CDS encoding glycerol-3-phosphate dehydrogenase/oxidase — MKIAVIGGGINGVMSAWQLAADGHKVTLFERDELMSATSSASTKLLHGGLRYLENGQLMLVREALQERTWWIENAPQLAHRLQIVIPLYRDSKRPAWMLKIGLATYDLLAGSRNLGRHRRLSREALLELAPELKSDGLLGGFAFYDGQMNDAALGRWAAEKAIAAGVEVRQHEPVERVSKDGEVSWASTTESFDRVVNVSGPWAKQLLAQSGIATKYDLDLVRGSHLILDRPIHAGFMLQVPGEERVCFALPYEGKTLLGTTEVRQSLEEPIRCSAEEKAYLIKVFNHYLQPAIDGKNVVRTFAGLRPLIRSAENPTHATREYHIWREGKLINVFGGKWTTSRILGQKVAKIAGKE, encoded by the coding sequence ATGAAGATTGCAGTCATCGGTGGTGGCATCAACGGCGTGATGTCCGCCTGGCAGCTTGCAGCCGACGGGCACAAAGTCACGCTCTTTGAACGCGACGAATTGATGTCAGCGACGAGCAGCGCTTCGACGAAGTTATTGCATGGCGGTCTGCGATACCTCGAAAACGGACAATTGATGCTGGTGCGCGAAGCTCTCCAGGAGCGGACCTGGTGGATTGAGAACGCGCCGCAATTAGCGCATCGCCTTCAGATCGTGATTCCGCTGTATCGGGACTCGAAGCGGCCGGCGTGGATGCTCAAGATTGGGCTCGCGACCTACGATCTGCTGGCGGGGTCGCGCAACCTCGGGCGGCATCGTCGTTTGAGCCGCGAGGCGTTGTTGGAACTGGCGCCGGAATTGAAATCCGATGGACTGCTGGGTGGATTCGCGTTTTATGACGGCCAGATGAACGACGCGGCCCTTGGCAGGTGGGCGGCGGAGAAAGCAATCGCGGCCGGGGTCGAGGTTCGGCAGCATGAACCGGTTGAGAGGGTGTCAAAGGACGGCGAAGTAAGTTGGGCATCGACGACCGAGTCGTTCGATCGAGTGGTGAATGTGAGTGGTCCGTGGGCCAAGCAACTGCTCGCACAAAGTGGGATTGCAACGAAGTACGATCTCGACCTGGTGCGAGGGAGCCATTTGATCCTCGACCGCCCAATTCACGCAGGATTTATGTTGCAAGTTCCGGGCGAGGAGCGGGTTTGTTTTGCGCTACCCTATGAAGGCAAAACACTGCTGGGAACGACCGAGGTGCGGCAGTCTCTGGAGGAGCCGATTCGCTGCTCCGCAGAGGAGAAGGCGTACCTGATTAAGGTCTTCAACCACTACCTGCAGCCGGCAATTGATGGGAAAAACGTAGTACGCACCTTTGCGGGGTTGCGTCCGCTGATTCGATCGGCGGAGAATCCTACACACGCGACCCGTGAGTATCACATCTGGCGCGAAGGGAAACTGATCAACGTGTTCGGCGGGAAGTGGACGACCTCGCGGATACTTGGCCAAAAAGTGGCGAAGATCGCAGGCAAAGAGTAA
- a CDS encoding acyltransferase has product MSNSTKQELGYTVHPSAIVDEGAKIGAGTRIWHWVHVQGNSVIGERCSLGQNVYVGKAIIGNNVKIQNNVSVYDDVELEDDVFCGPSMVFTNVINPRSHVVRKNEYKRTLVKKGATIGANAVIVCGNTIGEYAMVGAGSVVTKNVPAFALVLGNPAKRVGWMCQCGIRLKFESDKAHCEACGWDYELQGEVCVAVR; this is encoded by the coding sequence ATGTCGAACTCGACCAAGCAAGAACTTGGATACACCGTGCATCCCAGCGCCATTGTGGACGAAGGCGCGAAGATCGGCGCGGGCACCCGCATCTGGCATTGGGTCCACGTGCAGGGAAATTCCGTGATTGGGGAGCGATGTTCGCTTGGACAAAATGTCTACGTGGGCAAGGCGATCATCGGAAACAACGTCAAAATTCAGAATAATGTCTCGGTTTACGACGATGTGGAACTTGAGGACGATGTGTTCTGTGGACCGAGCATGGTGTTCACGAATGTCATCAATCCGCGGAGCCATGTCGTACGCAAGAACGAGTACAAGCGCACCCTGGTGAAGAAGGGCGCGACCATCGGGGCGAATGCGGTGATCGTCTGCGGGAACACGATTGGCGAGTACGCGATGGTTGGCGCGGGTTCCGTCGTGACGAAGAATGTGCCGGCGTTTGCGCTGGTGTTGGGGAACCCGGCAAAGCGAGTGGGCTGGATGTGCCAGTGTGGAATCCGCTTGAAGTTCGAGTCCGATAAGGCGCACTGCGAAGCGTGCGGCTGGGACTATGAGCTTCAAGGCGAGGTGTGTGTCGCGGTCCGATGA
- a CDS encoding Gfo/Idh/MocA family protein gives MAHPGSAIKDRKIRFAVVGCGRISKNHFDSLKTHEADTELVSVCDVDPAALEAAVKTTGAKGYDKLDAMLADSPADVVVLASPSGLHSNQAIAVAHSKRHVVTEKPMATRWADGQAMVRACDHAGVRLFVVKQNRGNATLRALKTAIDQGRFGRIYMVNVNVFWSRPQSYYDSADWRGTWEFDGGAFMNQASHYVDLLDYMIGPVESVQAYTATLARNIEVEDSGVASIKWRSGALGSINVTMLVHKKNFEGSLTIIGEKGTVRIGGVAVNEIQHWEFEDSRPEDQKIKEASYQTTSVYGFGHPHYYKNVIDVLRGECEPQTDGREGLRSLELLIATYISARDGRRISLPLDY, from the coding sequence ATGGCACATCCCGGTTCTGCGATTAAGGATCGCAAAATTAGGTTCGCTGTTGTTGGTTGCGGCCGAATTTCCAAAAACCACTTTGATTCGTTGAAAACGCACGAGGCGGACACCGAACTCGTCTCGGTTTGCGACGTAGATCCGGCGGCGCTGGAGGCTGCCGTCAAAACGACCGGCGCCAAGGGCTACGACAAACTGGACGCCATGCTGGCGGACAGTCCGGCGGACGTGGTGGTGCTCGCGTCTCCCAGCGGCCTGCACTCGAACCAGGCCATCGCGGTGGCGCACTCCAAGCGTCACGTGGTCACGGAAAAGCCAATGGCTACCCGTTGGGCGGACGGCCAGGCGATGGTCCGCGCCTGCGACCACGCCGGGGTCCGGTTGTTCGTAGTGAAGCAGAACCGGGGCAATGCGACCCTGCGGGCTCTGAAGACCGCCATCGACCAGGGGCGGTTTGGACGCATTTACATGGTGAACGTAAACGTCTTCTGGTCGCGTCCGCAGTCGTACTACGACAGCGCTGATTGGCGCGGGACGTGGGAGTTCGATGGCGGCGCCTTTATGAACCAGGCGAGCCATTACGTGGACCTGCTCGATTACATGATCGGCCCGGTGGAGAGCGTGCAGGCCTATACGGCGACGCTGGCACGGAACATCGAGGTCGAGGACAGCGGCGTGGCTAGCATCAAGTGGCGGTCCGGGGCGCTCGGGTCCATCAACGTGACCATGCTGGTGCATAAGAAGAACTTCGAAGGCTCGCTGACCATCATCGGCGAGAAGGGGACCGTGCGCATTGGTGGCGTCGCGGTGAACGAGATCCAGCATTGGGAGTTTGAAGATTCCCGTCCGGAAGACCAGAAGATCAAGGAAGCGAGCTACCAGACGACGTCGGTGTATGGGTTCGGACATCCGCACTATTACAAGAACGTGATTGATGTCCTGCGCGGGGAGTGTGAACCGCAAACTGACGGCAGAGAGGGGCTGCGTTCGCTCGAGCTTTTGATTGCGACGTATATCTCCGCACGCGACGGTCGCCGCATTTCGCTGCCGCTCGATTACTAG